The sequence GCGCGGAAAGCCGAGAGCTACCTCACCAGCACCGGCATCGCCGACACCGCCTACTTCGGCGCCGAAGCCGAGTTCTACATCTTCGACTCCGTGAGCTTCGACTCCCAGATCAACGGCTCGTTCCACAAAGTGGATTCGATCGCCGGCTGGTGGAACACGGGCCGCACCACCGAAGCCGACGGCAGCCCCAACCTCGGCTACAAGGTTCGCCCCAAGGGCGGCTATTTCCCGGTCGCGCCGACCGATCAATACGTCGATCTGCGCGACGCAATGGCGACCAACCTCACGAACGCCGGTTTCACCGTCGAACGCGGCCACCACGAGGTCGGCACCGGCGGGCAAACGGAGATCAACTACAAGTTCAACACCCTGCTGCACGCCGCTGATGACCTGATGCTGTTCAAATACATCATCAAGAACACCGCTTGGGCGCACGGCAAGACCGTCACGTTCATGCCAAAGCCGCTTTTCGGGGACAACGGTTCAGGAATGCACGTACACCAGTCGGTATGGCAGGACGGTGAGCCACTGTTCTACGACGAGATCGGCTACGCCGGACTCTCCGACACCGCCCGGCACTACATCGGCGGCATCCTGCACCACGCGCCGTCGCTGCTGGCGTTCACCAACCCCACGATCAACTCCTACAAGCGCCTGGTCCCGGGCTACGAGGCGCCGATCAACCTGGTCTACAGCCAGCGCAACCGCTCGGCCTGCGTGCGTATCCCGATCACCGGCACCAACCCCAAGGCCAAGCGCCTGGAGTTCCGCTGCCCGGACTCGTCCGGCAACCCCTATCTGGCGTTCTCGGCCATGTTGATGGCCGGCATCGACGGCATCAAGAACAAGATCGAGCCGGCCGCCCCGATCGACAAGGACCTCTACGACCTTCCGGCCGACGAGGCGGCCGCGATCTCGCAGGCCCCGACCACGCTGGCCGAGGTGATGGACAACCTCGAGGCCGACCACGAATATCTCACCGAAGGTGGGGTTTTCACCCCGGACGTGATCCAGACCTGGATCAACTACAAGCGGGACAACGAGATCACCCCGGTCAACCTGCGCCCGCACCCCTACGAGTTCGCGCTGTACTACGACTGCTGACCCGGGCGCAAGCTCGACTCGCGCTTCTCGGGCAGGGCTCACCGGTGATCGGCACCTCCGCGACTAGGCTGCGGTGTTGTTGGGCCAGCTGGCCGTGCCGCTGCCGTATGCCTCGAGGAGCCGATGAACGCAGACGACGACTTTCTGCGGCAGCGGGTGCCGCCGCAGCAGCAACAGCCGCGGCCCTGGACGCCGCCTCCACAGCGGCCGCCGGCGGCCGCGCCCTACCCGCCGTCGGCCCCGATGCCGCGGCCTCAGCCGACCCGTGGCTGGCGGCGCGTGGTGCTGTCCGCGACGCTGGGGCTGGTCAACTTGGGCCCGTCACCGGCCGAGCGGGAGGAAATGGCCTACCAGGCGGCCATCCGGTCCATGCCCAACGGCAGCTTCAAGGTCGGTGTACTGGGTAAAGGCGGTGTCGGCAAGACGACGGTGGCGGCCAGCGTCGGGTCGGTGTTCGCCGCACTGCGCCGGGCCGACCATGTGGTGGCCGTCGACGCCGACACCGCGTTCGGCCGGCTCGGCAGCCGCATCGATCCGCACGCCACCAGTTCCTACTGGGATCTGGCCGCCGATCAGAGCATGCAATCGTTCGCCGACATCAGCAGCCGGGTGGGCGCCAACGCGGCGG is a genomic window of Mycolicibacter heraklionensis containing:
- the glnA gene encoding type I glutamate--ammonia ligase, with the protein product MAADIFKLVADESVEYVDIRFCDLPGVMQHFTIPAAALDESVFEDGLAFDGSSIRGFQSIHESDMLLLPDPETARIDPFRAAKTLNLNFFVHDPFTREPYSRDPRNIARKAESYLTSTGIADTAYFGAEAEFYIFDSVSFDSQINGSFHKVDSIAGWWNTGRTTEADGSPNLGYKVRPKGGYFPVAPTDQYVDLRDAMATNLTNAGFTVERGHHEVGTGGQTEINYKFNTLLHAADDLMLFKYIIKNTAWAHGKTVTFMPKPLFGDNGSGMHVHQSVWQDGEPLFYDEIGYAGLSDTARHYIGGILHHAPSLLAFTNPTINSYKRLVPGYEAPINLVYSQRNRSACVRIPITGTNPKAKRLEFRCPDSSGNPYLAFSAMLMAGIDGIKNKIEPAAPIDKDLYDLPADEAAAISQAPTTLAEVMDNLEADHEYLTEGGVFTPDVIQTWINYKRDNEITPVNLRPHPYEFALYYDC